In Caballeronia sp. SBC1, the DNA window CCGCCGTGCCGAAGTGGCCCATCAGCGCTTGTCGAATCAGCCGTTGCAGGTTGCGGTTCTCCTTCGCATCGGTGGCCTCGACCGTACCGTGCATCGTCCGCAGACCATTGCCCTCCGCGAGAATTTCGTCAGCGACGCTATTGGTGCGCATGATCGCACCGCTCTCGTCGAGCGTCACCGTGCCGACCAGCATGCGGTCGATGGCGCTCGCATACAGTGTGCGCTCCGATTCGACGATATCGAGCCGCGAATGCAGTTCAACCGCGCGTCTGAGGTGCGGCAGCAGCAACGCGCAGAACGCCTTGTCGCGAGCGGAAAAATGCTTGGCGTCATGGCCACGGCACACGCGAAAGCGGCACTCGACACCTGATTCGGTGCGCAGATCCGCACCCATGATGTAGCGAATATCGGCGGGTTTCAGAAACTGCTGGTAGAGCTCGCTGGCGAGCCAGCCGGTGTCACCGAATACTTCGTCGACGGTCACCACGCGATCCGCCGGTAACCCGACGAACGGATCGAGCGAATAGTAGTAGTTGTTGTACGACGCTTCGCCCGGCACGCCCGGGCCCAGTTCGGATGCGTGCACCATCAACCCGCGCCGGTCACTCGAAGGCGAACGCAGGATCAAGGTTGCGTAGTTCGCGTTGAGCGAGGTTCGAATCAGTTCGAGTGCCCCGGCCCATGGCGGGTTTTCCAGCGGGCCCTGATAAATGCGCGCCATGAGGCCGCTGAACTGCGCAACGCTTACGTCCGCCAGCTCGCCTGCGGCATGCCCCTCTTCGTGGGCCCATTTTGTCTCCATCAACACTCCGTCCTCCATGCGACTTTGCGTCGCGACGCCCAGCTTAAGGGCCGCTTTTTTGGCTGGCATCGGGAGAAGTACTTAGCCGACGAAACTTTTTCTGGTCATACCAAACACTCTCGTCCAATTGGACGATGTAGCAGCGAAGCCGCTGCGCTTCAATGCATCCGGTGACGAAGCATCTGACGCGTAAGAGGCCACATAAGCGACCACGTGAGCAGCCAAGTGCGGCGTCTCGCAGCGCGTTGTTATGCGCGGTACCTGCGACTTTCGTTGTGGCACTTTCCTTGTGGCATGTATTGCAGTTTTCTCAGGAGACCCGATGTCGCTCGATCCCCAGGCGCAGGCCATGCTTGCCGCTTATTCCGGCATGCCCGCGATTGACTTCGCGCAGCTCACCGCGTCCGCTTACCGCGCGATGCTCGCAGCAGGCGGCGGCTCAGGCGGCGGCTTTGCGGCAGGCGATCAGATTGCCGGTGAAGAGGACTGGATCATTCCGGCTTCGGGCGGCCCGCTGCCCGCCCGCCTCTACCGGCCGACCGGCGACGGCCCTTTCCCGCTTACAGTGTTCTTTCACGGCGGCGGCTTCGTCGCGTGCGGACTCGATACGCATGCGAACCTGTGCCGATGCCTGGCGCAGCGTGCGCAAACGCTGGTGCTGTCGGTCGATTACCGGCTCGCACCGGAAGCGCGTTTTCCTGCCGCTGCCCACGATGCGTGCGACGCGGCTCGCTGGGCGTACGAGAACGCACGCGATTTACGCGCGCGGCCTGGTCCAATTGCAGTGGCAGGCGACAGCGCGGGCGGAAACCTTGCCGCCGTCGCGGCCCAGCAACTGCGTCATAGCGACGTGCCCATTGCGCATCAGTTGCTGCTCTATCCGGTCGTCGATTGCGCGATCGAGCATCATTCGTATGAGTCGCTTGGCGACGGCTATCTCCTGAGCGCCGCGATGATGCGCTGGTTCAAGGATCAGTACTTCGATGCTCAAGCCAATCGCGCCAATCCGCTCGCGAGTCCGCTCGCCACCGCCGATCTCACCGGCGTTGCGAGCGCAACGATCATCAGCGCCGAATACGATCCACTGCGCGATGAAGCCGAGCACTATGCGCAGCGTCTCGCGCAGGCCGGCGTGTTGACCACTCATCTGCGCTGGCCGGGACAGATGCACGGTTTCGCCAGCGCGCTAGGTGTTCTCGACGCAGCCGATCGCGCCGTCACCTCAGCGGCTCGGACGTTGCACGCGGCGCTGAACGCATGAGCTCTTTGATCCTGCTGGCTGGAATGACATGACTGCACTCATTCGTCTCGCGGCCGAGCATGGCGTCGCGACGCTGACTTTCGACCGTCCCGATGCACTAAACGCCCTCAACGAAGCGATGGCGCTGGAGCTGAGCACAAAACTCTCTCGTCTTACGCGCCATGACGAGGTGCGCGCGATCGTGCTCACCGGCGCCGGCGACACCTTCATGGCGGGCGGCGACCTGCACACGCTGCGCAGTGCGCTCGACGCAGCCCCGGCAGCACGCGACCGCGCGATCGGCAAGCTCGTCAGATTGGCGCAAACGGTCGTCGAGACCGTCTCGCGCTCACGCAAACCAGTGATCGCCAGCATCAACGGCGCGGTGGCAGGGTTCGGCCTGAGTCTCGTTGCCGCGTGCGACCTGGCAATCGCGGCGCAACGCGCGACATTCACGTCGGGCTATGGCCGCATAGGTACATCCCCCGACGGGGGCGCGACCTTCACGTTGCCACGCGTGCTCGGCACAAAACAGGCCGCGCAATGGATGTATCTGAACGAGCGGCACACGGCGGACGAAGCGCTTCGCGCAGGGATCATCAACTGGGTCGTCCCGGACAACGAGCTTGCCGCGCAAACGCGCCTGGTATTGCAGCGTCTCGGCGCGCTGTCGCCGGATGCGTTCGCACAGACCAAGGATCTTCTGCTGAACGCGCAACACCGCAGCTTCACCGGGCATCTGTATGCGGAGCAGCGCAGTTTTCTTCGATGCGCGGCCGGCAACGACTTCCGCGAAGGGATTGATGCGTTCTTCGGCAAGCGCGCGCCGTCGTTCGGCTCCGGCACAAGTTGAAGCTCGTTGAAGCTCGTTAAGCGTCGCCTTCTCTCTCACACACGCAGCACGCGCTCACAACCATGAAACTGGCCACCACCGACGAAATAGTCACCGAACTAAAAGCCGGCCGAATGATCGTTCTGATCGACGAAGAAGATCGCGAGAACGAAGGCGACCTGCTGATTGCCGCCGATTACGTCACGCCTGAAGCAATCAACTTCATGGCCCGCTTCGGACGGGGACTGGTCTGTCTGACAGTGAGCGCCGAGCACTGTGCGCGCCTCGAGCTGCCGCCGATGACGAAGCGCAACGGCACGCAGTACGGCACCGCATTTACGGTGAGTATCGAAGCGGCACACGGCGTGACGACGGGTATCTCCGCCGCCGACCGCGCACACACGATCCGCACCGCGATTCATGCGCAAGCCCGCGCCGGCGACCTTGTGCAACCGGGTCACGTGTTTCCGATCGTCGCGCGCCCCGGCGGCGTGCTGGTGCGTGCCGGCCACACCGAAGCGGGCTGTGATCTCACCGCGCTGGCAGGTCTGACACCCGCCGCCGTCATCTGCGAAATCATGAACGACGACGGTACGATGGCTCGCCTGCCGCAACTGATCGAATTCGCTCGGCGCCATGGACTCAAGATTGGCACCATTGCCGATCTGATCCACTATCGCAGCGTCAACGAATCGTTGATCGAACGCGTCGCCGAACGTCCGCTGCAGACACCGTGGGGACCCTTCCGGGCAATTCAGTATCGCGACACGGTCCACTCGTCTACGCATCTAGCTTTGGTACGCGGCACCCCGACGCCTGACGTGCCGGTACTCATGCGCATGCACGAGTGCTTTTCGATTCTCGATTTGCTCGACGCCCAATCGACGGTGCATTCCTGGCCGCTGCACGCCGCTTTGCAAAAGATCGACTCGGCCGGCTGCGGCGTGGCCGTGCTACTCGACTGCGACATGCGTGCCGACGCCCTGCTCGGCAACGGCGCGACGAAGCGCAAGGATGGCCGGCTCACCGGCATCGGCTCGCAGATCCTGCGCGAACTCGGCGTGCGTCGTCTGAACGTGCTGTCGAGTCCGTTCCATCTGCCTGCACTGTCAGGCCATGACCTTGAAATCATCGCGTTCATTCCGCTTGGTGAAGCCGATCTCGAAGGCGTGCACGCGCCCGGGGCTGGCATGCCGTCGTGCCGAACTCAAGACGAGTATCTACGCGTCCTATTGCGGGACGACGCGCGCACGGCCGCCTGACTCTGCACGGTACGGTTTGCTCATCACGCCGATGAGCGCACTGTGTGGACGAAGCGCCGTCTTCGATTTTTCTTTATGGACGCCCCCATATGACTAATCAGACCGAACCCTATGTCGCGCTCGTAACCGGCGCGTCTCGCGGCGCCGGCAAAGGTATTGCACTCGCGCTCGGTGCTACCGGCGCGACAGTGTACGTGACAGGCCGGTCGCAGCGCGAAGGCGACTCTGCGTTACCCGGCACCGTACACGCGACCGCTGCGGGGATCGACCGGCTTGGCGGCAAAGGCATTGCGCTGATCTGCGACCACGCGGACGACAGCCAAGTCGTGGACGTTTTCGCGAAGATCCGGGGGAACAGCGGGCGACTCGACATCCTCGTCAACAACGCCACCGCGTTGCACGATGAACTGATTCGTCCGGCACCCTTCTGGGAAAAGCCGCTCGATCTGGTCGACATTCTCGATGTGGGCCTGCGTTCCGCTTACGTGGCGAGCTGGCATGCTGCACCTTTGATGGCTGCGCAACGCAACGGCCTGATTGCATTCACGTCGTCGTTCGGTGCCAGTTGTTATATGCATGGCGCAGCGTATGGCGCGCAAAAAGCCGGCGTCGACAAGTTCGCCAAGGACATGGCAGTCGATCTGAGACCGCACGGGGTGGCGGCGGTGTCTATCTGGATGGGCATGCTAAAAACGGAGCGCACCGCTCGCGTGATTGCCCAAGATCCGGAACAGTATGCGGGCTTCAGCGAGCTGGCCGAGACGCCACAATTCACTGGACGTCTGATCGATAGGTTGTATCACGATCCGCAGCGCCAGCAGAAGTCGGGCATGGTGTTGGTCGGCGCAGAACTCGCTCACGAATACGGCATAACCGACCTGGACGGGCGGCAACCTCCTTCACATCGGGACGCGTTGGGCGGGCCGGTTCAAGCACATCCGGCAATCATCGCCTGATACGCGTTGTGTCGATCAGCCGAAACATCGACTGTTGAACGGGACAGGAGAGCGCCTTGCCATGCATGCAGCTTGCCGCTTGCCGATTAAGAATGGCGACACGTGCCGCACCAGTCCGATTGAGATTAACCGTAGAGGTGGATCTTGCGCGTCGCCTCGGGGTGATACACCGCCCCGCCTGGTTAAAAGCCGGTCAGCATAATCGCGAACACCAACGCCGCGCCACCGACCGCGCCAATGAACGTAAAGCACTGTTCATCAGCACCCGAGCGGCGAGCCCGCAGATGACCGAGCAGCGCAGCCGTGCCGGTAACGCCAAGAAACAGCGACAACGACGAGCCGGCCGTACAGACCATGCCCGGAAACTCGCCATTCCATGCGCACGCGGAAAGCTGCCGCACAGATACGCCGACCACGCCGATCGCTACCAAGAATGCGGCGATCAGCCAATCCCTCTGTATTGTGGATCTCATTTCCAGACCTCTTGCATGACTCGCGTCAAATCCCTCAATGCAGCCCGGAAATGCGCTGCGCGCTTATGTGCTTCGAGACGGCAGAACGGGAGAAACGCGACGTTCCGCCGGTTTCGGCTCATACCATCATTGACGGTGATTCGAGCCGCGCTCGCATCGTCCAGTTGGACTAAGGGACATCGCGGGGGTCAGGCGAAGAGGATGCGCGACGCGCAGCTTCGGTGCGCAAACGACCGGCAGTAGACAATCTGATTCATTATCTGCGGCTAGCGCATATCAGCTCAATCTGCACCGTCGATCTTCCCAATAAATCACAATACGTAGAACAATACGTAGCTTTCGATTTTCCGACGAAGATCTAGTCCAATGTCAAATCGATGCGTTTTCAGTCGATTTATGCCAACAATTAGAGATCGTGCGGAATGTCGGCTATTGCATCGCGCTCCGTTTCACCGGTAGACCCCACTCTTCCAGCACACGTTTCCGTTTTAACCTTTATTGTTAAGGGACATCGCGTTGATCTGCGTTCCTTTTCGCCTCCCGCTCCCGAGCAATCATGACCTTTAGCCTTCAGCAACTTCATGCGTTCACGACAATTGTCGAAAGCAGTAGCCTTGGTCGCGCGGCGGAGGTTCTCCATGTGACGCAACCGGCTCTGAGCCGGACGATCAAGCGACTGGAGGAAGAGCTAGGCGCCCCTCTGTTCGAACGCCATTCAAAGGGCATGCAACTTACCGCGATCGGCGAGGCCTTGCTCCCGCACGCAACTCTGCTACTACATGAAGCCGACAATGCACGCGAAGAGATCGACGCGATTCGCGGCCTCGCGAAGGGCACGATCCGGGTAGGTGCAGTGGCGAGCATTGCAACCCTCGTACTGCCGCTCGCGGTCAGCGGCGTTCTGGCCCGCTGGCCGAACTTGCGCGTGCAGATTATTGAGGGCGTGTGGGACCGGCTCGCCGACAGCCTGCTCAAGCAGGAGATCGACCTTGCGCTCAGCATGGCCGTGCCCGATACCGATGAAATTGAAGCTATAGCCGATTGTTGCTGGGAGGACACGAGCTACGTGGTTGCCGCGCTCGATCACCCGCTGCGTGCCAAAACGGACCTATGCCTTGCCGACACACTCGGTCAGCGGTGGTGCGTGCCACCCAGGGGCACTGGCCCGTTCGAGCACATGCAGCGTGTGTTCGCCGAGCATGGGCTCGGCATGCCGGACATCGCGGTCGAGACCCGCTCGATTACCGTTCTGAAAAGTCTCGTCACGCGTGCGGGATTTTTAAGCTGGATGGCCGCGCCGATGTACGACACCGAAAGCGCGGCCGGCGTGTTCGATACCTTGCCCATTCCAGGGCTCGTCGCACGCCGCACGCTAACGGCCTTCCGACGCCGCCAGGGCATCCTGCCGCGCCCTGCCGTCATGCTGCTGGAGCAGCTACGGCAGTTGACCGCGACCGAGCCATGAGCGTTCTAATCGCGCTGGATGCCATCGGTTCGGTCATCTTCCCCAGTGCACCGCAGCTTGATAAAATTTCCACGCGGTTTCACCAACAACTGCAGCAACATCATCTTGCGGAGTGACCACTCATCATGGATCAGATCCTGGCTATTCGACCTTTCGTGCCCGCGAAAGACTTCGACGCCTCAAAGCGTTTCTACCGGGCATTAGGTTTCACACTGACCCACGAGGACGAAAGCATTGCGATATTAAAGCTGGGCAGTTTCAGCTTCATTCTGCAGAATTTCTACGCCAAGGAATTTGCCGAGAACTGCATGATTCAACTTCTCGTCCGGGATGTGGATTCGTGGTGGCAGAAAACGAAACCCGGAGAGCTTGTCGAACAGTTTTCTGTTAATGCCCCTCGCGAGCCGGCGCTGCAAAGCTGGGGCATGAAAGTCGGGTTCATCTTCGATCCTTCCGGCGTGCTCTGGCACGTGGCTGAAGTACCGTTCTGAACCCGCGGGCTTTGATGTCCGATCCTGGATCGGGCAGCCCGGACACTAGCCTTTGATTATGTCAGGCGTCATCCAGCCCTCGCCTACGCCGATCTGCGCAACCTGCTTCGCAACGGAATCGGCGAGTCGCTTCGCATCTGCCGACACCCCGGCGTGTTTGGTCTCGGACACAGCATGCAGACCCACGCCTGCCGCAGCCGATGTCGCGACATGTCCGGCAGCGGCGCCAATTCCCGCTGTTTCCACCACGCCAGGGGCCTTGCCGCTGTCCGCCGTGGCGTCGAAACTCTGTATCAACCTCGGCGTTTCGCCGGCCGGTTGGTACACGACCTGCACGGACGTGCCGACCTGGCTTTTTCCCGCACCCAGACCGACCAGCATCCGGCGGCGGCGATTCCCGGCGTCGATCGTCTCGAAGCTGCCTTGCACGATCAGGACGTTCCGGTCGGTAGGCGCGGGCGAATCTGCACGTACTGCGTGCAGGCCCATCGACTGAAGCTGCTTGACGATTTCATCGGCCACCTGCTCGCGCACTTCGGCCGCATCGTCGGCTTGTTTCTTCATGGTCGACGCACCGTCGAATTGCGTCTTCACCTTCTGAAGCAAACCGCCGTCGAGTTTCACTTGATCCGGCGTGCTTTCAAACGCGTAGACATAAATGGCCTCTGGCCGCACTTGCGCCGCCGCCGGAAAAGCACTCACGTTGGTGACGCCGCCAGCGCAGCCGGTCAGCAGAACGGCACAAAAAGCCAAGGCGGACAGTGCACGAAACGCGCTTCGCCCAGCTAACATCTTAAGAATATTCAGCATGTTCATCCTGTCATTGACACCATCGTGTCTCGATTATTCAAACACGTCGTCCGATGAGATAAACACGTATGGATAGCTGATCATCGGCGCTCTATGTGTGCGGAAAACGCCTGATGGAATCTGTGTCGCGTCTGTGTCAAATCCGCGAGTTCTGGCGTTCCTGCAACGAAGTGGAGTATGAATGAATGACCGCGCAATCTCTATTCAACAATTATGTCGCGGCATGTCACGCGCGGCGTGGCGCTCATTTCATCAGATAATTGAATGACGATGCAGGAACTGGCGCTGACGCCAGCAATGAGTTATCCACCAAACCTGAAAAGCCCGGCGCAATGCCGGCAATTTTCCACCCAACGGATTTCATATGATCACCACACTGCCCAAGACACCCCTCGTTCGCCGTGCGCTCGCCGCCACTGCACTGCTTGCCATGGTCGTGAGCCATGCCGCCTGCGCGGAAGATAGCGCCATGCCGGCTCATACAGCAACTCGGAATCTCGTCCAGGAAGAGAGCAATCGCGCACTGGTCTTGCACTTCTACGACACGGTATTCAACCAGCACGATCTCAGTATCGCCAGCACCGTGCTTGCGCCAAATTACGTTCAGCACAATCCGCATGTGCCAAGCGGGTCGGCGCCGTTTATCAGCTTCTTCACGGAGCGCTTCAAAGCAAACCCCGAGGCACACTCCACAATCGTGCGCAGCGCAGCCGATGGCGACCTCGTGTTTCTTCATGTTCATTCGACCAGCAACCCGCAAGATCGCGGCAACGCCATCGTCGATATCTTCCGCGTCGATCACGGCAAGATTGCCGAACATTGGGATGTGATCCAACCGGTGCCCGAGCACGCGGCTAACGACAACACGATGTTCTAACTCAGGCTCGCCCGTTTCCCGATTGCTTAACCACGGAGAACCTCCGGTTAAAAATTGGTAAGCAGCGGAAACAGCTCGTAAGCACCGCGGGAAACCGCGCACTCCTTCTCACATCACACGCACAAAGCCGGTGCGATGATTCGACACGTAATACGCTTCGCCGCGCATCGATCACCTGCAAGCACGGGGCTTCAATGCGTGGTGTCGAATAGAAGGTCGGAATCAATGCGCTACGCGAGGCTTATCATGACCCACCACGGCAATCCAGAACTTGCTGGTTTCTCAAACCGGCTTCATGTGCCCACAATGGCCCAATGCGCTCAATGGCCTTCAGCAACGCTGCAAAGGGTTAGGTTCGCTAAACGAACCGCACACATGTCATTCGACATGCGTGCGTTGGCGATCAATTAAGCCATGAAACCCACCCTGCTTGCCTACGCACTTGCGCTAGCTGCCGGAGTGCTGTCGCTCACTCCGTTCGCCAGCGTTCACGCGGACCCGGTCGCGCACGACGGCGGCGCTTCCAAGGGCAAAACCGCTGATCAGAAAGGGCACCCCCAAGATGCGCCCTTCGCGTTTCGCGGAATCCCTCTCGGCATAACCCTCGACGAATTCCAGGCGGGCGCGACCGTAAGGGCGACCCCGATCGACAGCGTGCCGGTGTGCGAGACCGACGTAATCGCCGGCTCCCTCGGCATGAGCCTGAAGACGCGCGAGAGCCTGACGGTTGCTTGCCGCTGGGCGCATCAACGAGCCAATGGCTGGGCGATATCGCGCGCAGTGGTCGACGGTGCGCCGGCGCAGGACCACACGCTGCGCTTCGCACGAGTCAGCGGACAAACCACCTTCAGGTTGTATGAGATGTCGTTCGTCATAGACGAAGACACTGCGGCCGATCTGCGCCACGCGCTTGCGGACCGCTATGGCGCCCCGCGCACTGGCGCTCATGCATCTGCCGCCACATCCGCAAGCAGTGCGCTACCGGTCTACGAATGGGAAAACGCGGTGAGCTCGATCACCTTGCGTTTCTTGCCGGCTACGCGTAACGCCACGCTCGTTTATCTGCTGAAAGCGCCGGACGCCTGGGTGAAGTCTGTTGTACAGCAATGGAAGACAAGCAGTGTCGATGCGAGCTGACGCAAGTTGGCACGTACCGCTCCGGACCAGGCTGCATGACTTTTCGACCGTCACGGAAAGGTTGAGAAAGGACTTACGGGAGCCGTCTGTTGCTTGCCGTTTCACCGCTTGCTGAAATACCCGACCATGGAATTACGGCCAGAGAACCATTGCTGACTACCAGCCGAATCGCAACGAGTGCCCTGTTTATTCCCGGAAATCAATCATGCAAGTCAGCAGGTCTATTACTCGTCGTTATTGCGGTCATTTCATCGTCAAGAGCGCGTCGGGCCCAGTCAGCGTTACTGCAAGCGTGCGAGGTTCACACGAATTGCACCTGTTTGCTATCCGTTGAAGAACGCAAAATAGGAGTAGTGGCGTCATG includes these proteins:
- a CDS encoding helix-turn-helix transcriptional regulator — protein: METKWAHEEGHAAGELADVSVAQFSGLMARIYQGPLENPPWAGALELIRTSLNANYATLILRSPSSDRRGLMVHASELGPGVPGEASYNNYYYSLDPFVGLPADRVVTVDEVFGDTGWLASELYQQFLKPADIRYIMGADLRTESGVECRFRVCRGHDAKHFSARDKAFCALLLPHLRRAVELHSRLDIVESERTLYASAIDRMLVGTVTLDESGAIMRTNSVADEILAEGNGLRTMHGTVEATDAKENRNLQRLIRQALMGHFGTAAPMVEAMPITRGGDKPKLGVLVRTIPLSDWSEDNKRRPATVVFLRDPDRKSQGSQEIVRKLFDLTPAETSLALLLTNGLTLEEAAEELGISKNTARAHLRAIFSKTGVTRQATLVRILLGSVVPLG
- a CDS encoding SDR family NAD(P)-dependent oxidoreductase, whose product is MTNQTEPYVALVTGASRGAGKGIALALGATGATVYVTGRSQREGDSALPGTVHATAAGIDRLGGKGIALICDHADDSQVVDVFAKIRGNSGRLDILVNNATALHDELIRPAPFWEKPLDLVDILDVGLRSAYVASWHAAPLMAAQRNGLIAFTSSFGASCYMHGAAYGAQKAGVDKFAKDMAVDLRPHGVAAVSIWMGMLKTERTARVIAQDPEQYAGFSELAETPQFTGRLIDRLYHDPQRQQKSGMVLVGAELAHEYGITDLDGRQPPSHRDALGGPVQAHPAIIA
- a CDS encoding enoyl-CoA hydratase/isomerase family protein; translation: MTALIRLAAEHGVATLTFDRPDALNALNEAMALELSTKLSRLTRHDEVRAIVLTGAGDTFMAGGDLHTLRSALDAAPAARDRAIGKLVRLAQTVVETVSRSRKPVIASINGAVAGFGLSLVAACDLAIAAQRATFTSGYGRIGTSPDGGATFTLPRVLGTKQAAQWMYLNERHTADEALRAGIINWVVPDNELAAQTRLVLQRLGALSPDAFAQTKDLLLNAQHRSFTGHLYAEQRSFLRCAAGNDFREGIDAFFGKRAPSFGSGTS
- a CDS encoding VOC family protein, whose amino-acid sequence is MDQILAIRPFVPAKDFDASKRFYRALGFTLTHEDESIAILKLGSFSFILQNFYAKEFAENCMIQLLVRDVDSWWQKTKPGELVEQFSVNAPREPALQSWGMKVGFIFDPSGVLWHVAEVPF
- a CDS encoding LysR family transcriptional regulator, producing the protein MTFSLQQLHAFTTIVESSSLGRAAEVLHVTQPALSRTIKRLEEELGAPLFERHSKGMQLTAIGEALLPHATLLLHEADNAREEIDAIRGLAKGTIRVGAVASIATLVLPLAVSGVLARWPNLRVQIIEGVWDRLADSLLKQEIDLALSMAVPDTDEIEAIADCCWEDTSYVVAALDHPLRAKTDLCLADTLGQRWCVPPRGTGPFEHMQRVFAEHGLGMPDIAVETRSITVLKSLVTRAGFLSWMAAPMYDTESAAGVFDTLPIPGLVARRTLTAFRRRQGILPRPAVMLLEQLRQLTATEP
- a CDS encoding alpha/beta hydrolase, which encodes MSLDPQAQAMLAAYSGMPAIDFAQLTASAYRAMLAAGGGSGGGFAAGDQIAGEEDWIIPASGGPLPARLYRPTGDGPFPLTVFFHGGGFVACGLDTHANLCRCLAQRAQTLVLSVDYRLAPEARFPAAAHDACDAARWAYENARDLRARPGPIAVAGDSAGGNLAAVAAQQLRHSDVPIAHQLLLYPVVDCAIEHHSYESLGDGYLLSAAMMRWFKDQYFDAQANRANPLASPLATADLTGVASATIISAEYDPLRDEAEHYAQRLAQAGVLTTHLRWPGQMHGFASALGVLDAADRAVTSAARTLHAALNA
- a CDS encoding DUF4410 domain-containing protein — encoded protein: MLNILKMLAGRSAFRALSALAFCAVLLTGCAGGVTNVSAFPAAAQVRPEAIYVYAFESTPDQVKLDGGLLQKVKTQFDGASTMKKQADDAAEVREQVADEIVKQLQSMGLHAVRADSPAPTDRNVLIVQGSFETIDAGNRRRRMLVGLGAGKSQVGTSVQVVYQPAGETPRLIQSFDATADSGKAPGVVETAGIGAAAGHVATSAAAGVGLHAVSETKHAGVSADAKRLADSVAKQVAQIGVGEGWMTPDIIKG
- the ribBA gene encoding bifunctional 3,4-dihydroxy-2-butanone-4-phosphate synthase/GTP cyclohydrolase II, giving the protein MKLATTDEIVTELKAGRMIVLIDEEDRENEGDLLIAADYVTPEAINFMARFGRGLVCLTVSAEHCARLELPPMTKRNGTQYGTAFTVSIEAAHGVTTGISAADRAHTIRTAIHAQARAGDLVQPGHVFPIVARPGGVLVRAGHTEAGCDLTALAGLTPAAVICEIMNDDGTMARLPQLIEFARRHGLKIGTIADLIHYRSVNESLIERVAERPLQTPWGPFRAIQYRDTVHSSTHLALVRGTPTPDVPVLMRMHECFSILDLLDAQSTVHSWPLHAALQKIDSAGCGVAVLLDCDMRADALLGNGATKRKDGRLTGIGSQILRELGVRRLNVLSSPFHLPALSGHDLEIIAFIPLGEADLEGVHAPGAGMPSCRTQDEYLRVLLRDDARTAA
- a CDS encoding nuclear transport factor 2 family protein yields the protein MITTLPKTPLVRRALAATALLAMVVSHAACAEDSAMPAHTATRNLVQEESNRALVLHFYDTVFNQHDLSIASTVLAPNYVQHNPHVPSGSAPFISFFTERFKANPEAHSTIVRSAADGDLVFLHVHSTSNPQDRGNAIVDIFRVDHGKIAEHWDVIQPVPEHAANDNTMF